The Nitrospira sp. genome contains a region encoding:
- a CDS encoding carotenoid oxygenase family protein — MSVITEQIPSANSTGAPYVAGNFAPLKSEITAFDLEVVGHIPEELNGRFLRIGPNPIDELDLVRLVRYHWFAGTGMAHGLRLRGGKAEWFRSRFVLDAKAAKVLSRKPLSGPGEGRRDGNVNTNLMNVGGKLCAVVEAGSIPVELDYELASIRRTDFDGTLEAGFTGHPKFDPITHEHHALAYEPFQPIRYISVDTDGRATTKARIDLPHIPLIHDMVFTRSFVIVPDFPVTFQPEHSHTDFPWLWDDRRPSRIGLLPRDGDVSRIQWFETPRCFAFHFANAYDHGDLTIIDLMKHKRMFHTDQNGPNEGGPILVRWTLHRPSGRVTETVTDDRGNEFPRINGRYGGQAYRYVYTAYWSDDVVFGPAMKHDLQSETTEVHDYGPGRMTAEPVFVRKPGAVAEDEGWILSYVYDPKRDLSDVVILDAQDFTGEPIATIRLPVRVPFGFHGGWAPDKVVVVE; from the coding sequence ATGAGTGTGATTACGGAACAAATTCCATCAGCCAACAGTACCGGCGCGCCATATGTCGCTGGCAACTTCGCACCCCTCAAGAGTGAGATCACGGCCTTCGACCTCGAAGTGGTCGGTCATATTCCGGAGGAACTCAACGGACGTTTTCTAAGGATCGGTCCCAATCCGATCGATGAACTGGACCTGGTGCGTCTGGTGCGGTATCACTGGTTCGCAGGCACTGGGATGGCGCATGGCTTGCGATTGCGCGGGGGCAAGGCTGAATGGTTTCGGAGCCGCTTCGTCCTTGATGCGAAGGCTGCCAAAGTCCTGAGCCGTAAGCCTCTATCAGGGCCGGGAGAGGGTAGGAGGGACGGCAACGTCAACACGAATCTCATGAATGTCGGCGGGAAGCTGTGTGCCGTCGTCGAGGCGGGCAGTATTCCGGTGGAGCTTGACTATGAGCTGGCGAGCATTCGACGAACCGATTTCGACGGCACGCTCGAGGCGGGATTCACCGGCCACCCGAAATTTGATCCAATCACTCATGAGCACCACGCCTTGGCGTATGAGCCGTTCCAACCAATCCGTTATATCTCAGTTGATACCGATGGGCGCGCGACGACCAAGGCGCGGATTGACTTGCCGCATATTCCCCTTATCCACGATATGGTATTCACGCGGTCCTTCGTCATCGTGCCCGATTTCCCGGTGACGTTTCAGCCGGAGCATTCTCATACGGACTTCCCATGGCTCTGGGATGACCGCCGGCCCTCCCGCATCGGGCTTTTGCCACGCGACGGTGACGTATCCAGAATTCAATGGTTCGAAACGCCTCGTTGTTTCGCCTTCCACTTCGCCAACGCCTACGACCATGGCGATCTCACCATTATCGACCTGATGAAGCACAAGCGGATGTTCCACACCGATCAGAACGGTCCCAATGAAGGTGGGCCTATCCTGGTACGCTGGACGTTACATCGCCCGTCTGGGCGAGTAACGGAAACGGTGACTGACGACCGCGGCAACGAGTTCCCACGCATCAATGGGCGCTATGGCGGGCAGGCCTATCGGTACGTGTACACCGCATACTGGAGTGACGACGTCGTCTTCGGCCCTGCGATGAAGCACGACCTGCAGTCCGAGACAACCGAGGTCCATGACTATGGTCCGGGCCGGATGACTGCGGAGCCGGTGTTTGTACGAAAGCCGGGAGCCGTCGCCGAGGACGAAGGCTGGATCCTGTCCTACGTCTACGACCCGAAACGCGACTTGAGCGACGTGGTCATCCTCGACGCTCAGGACTTCACCGGTGAGCCGATCGCCACGATTCGTCTACCGGTCCGCGTGCCGTTTGGCTTCCATGGTGGCTGGGCCCCCGACAAAGTCGTTGTCGTCGAATAG
- a CDS encoding alpha/beta hydrolase — protein MSRRNILFSSAALVAATTFPTVTTGSSAKAPTASVSSQTQRRQSPCTITTKDGTQIYYKDWGQGQPVVFSHGWPLTADAWESQMFYLASHGYRCIAYDRRGHGRSSQPWNGNEMDTYANDLAELFEELDLNHVIMIGHSTGGGEVARFIGRQGTKRVAKAVLMGAVPPIMLKTAANPGGLTMEVFDGFRKAYLADRSQFFLDVASGPFFGFNRPGAKVSQGLIQWWWSQGMMSGHKNAYDCIKAFSETDFTEDLKRFDVPTLIIHGDDDQIVPIGSSAMLSSKLVKNSVLKIYSGGTHSLGDTSKDQLNADLLAFARS, from the coding sequence ATGTCCCGCCGTAACATCCTATTCAGTAGCGCCGCCTTAGTAGCTGCCACGACGTTTCCAACCGTGACTACAGGCTCCAGTGCCAAGGCACCAACTGCATCCGTGTCCAGTCAGACACAAAGAAGACAATCCCCGTGCACGATCACAACCAAGGACGGTACGCAGATCTATTACAAGGATTGGGGTCAGGGGCAGCCCGTCGTCTTCAGTCACGGCTGGCCCCTGACAGCGGACGCTTGGGAATCGCAGATGTTCTATCTCGCCTCGCACGGGTACCGCTGCATTGCATACGACCGTCGCGGTCATGGCCGGTCGAGTCAGCCGTGGAACGGTAATGAGATGGACACCTATGCCAACGATCTGGCCGAGTTGTTTGAGGAACTTGACCTGAATCACGTCATCATGATCGGGCATTCGACAGGCGGCGGCGAGGTGGCCCGTTTCATTGGCCGCCAAGGTACCAAGCGAGTCGCCAAGGCCGTGCTCATGGGGGCGGTGCCGCCTATCATGCTAAAGACGGCCGCCAATCCAGGCGGTCTCACCATGGAGGTTTTTGACGGGTTTCGCAAAGCATACTTAGCCGATCGCTCGCAGTTCTTTTTGGATGTCGCCAGCGGACCATTCTTCGGTTTCAATCGGCCTGGAGCAAAAGTTTCCCAAGGGCTAATCCAATGGTGGTGGTCGCAGGGGATGATGTCCGGGCATAAGAATGCGTATGACTGTATCAAGGCATTTTCAGAAACGGACTTTACCGAGGATTTGAAACGGTTCGATGTGCCGACGCTGATCATCCACGGCGACGACGATCAGATTGTCCCCATCGGCAGTTCGGCCATGCTCTCGTCGAAGCTCGTGAAGAATTCGGTTTTGAAGATTTATTCGGGCGGCACGCACAGTCTCGGCGATACGAGCAAAGATCAGCTCAATGCGGACCTGTTGGCATTCGCCAGGTCATGA
- a CDS encoding response regulator transcription factor, which yields MNEGKPTIFVIDDDLSIREALARLIGSVGWQVQTFQSAQEFLQAWECDAPGCLILDVRLTGLSGLDLQRSLADRKSLLPIIFLTGHGNIPMSVRAMKAGAVEFLTKPCQEQDLLDAIQQAVDRDRAARDHGKELAALRVRYDLLTPREREVMELVVSGLLNKQIAATLKVSEVTIKVHRGQIMKKMQATSLANLVTLADKLKQSVLKS from the coding sequence ATGAATGAAGGCAAACCTACCATCTTTGTGATCGATGATGATCTTTCGATTCGAGAAGCTCTAGCACGTTTGATTGGGTCGGTGGGTTGGCAGGTGCAGACGTTTCAATCCGCGCAGGAGTTTTTGCAAGCCTGGGAATGTGATGCACCCGGGTGTCTGATTCTTGACGTTCGACTTACGGGATTGAGCGGGCTTGATCTCCAACGATCACTTGCTGACAGAAAGAGTCTTCTCCCCATTATCTTTCTCACAGGACACGGTAATATTCCGATGTCAGTTCGGGCTATGAAGGCAGGTGCGGTGGAATTCCTAACGAAGCCGTGCCAGGAGCAGGATCTGTTGGATGCAATTCAACAAGCTGTGGATCGGGACCGTGCCGCTCGAGATCATGGCAAGGAACTGGCCGCGTTGCGGGTGCGATACGACCTACTTACGCCGCGCGAGCGCGAAGTTATGGAATTGGTCGTTTCTGGGCTTTTAAATAAGCAGATCGCTGCTACGCTGAAGGTGAGCGAAGTGACGATCAAGGTTCATCGTGGCCAGATCATGAAGAAAATGCAAGCAACATCTTTGGCCAATCTTGTCACACTAGCCGACAAGCTAAAACAATCTGTCTTAAAGTCGTAA
- a CDS encoding PAS domain S-box protein, with translation MPFDENYRSFFELLARGTADALSNAHAYEEERKRAEALAELDRAKTAFFSNVSHEFRTPLTLMLGPVEELLDRNHAEFSPSAKGQLEIVKRNGLRLLRLVNSLLDFSRIEAGRVQARYEPTELSAFTAELASSFRSATQRAGLNLIVDCPPLSEPVYIDRDMWEKVVLNLLSNAFKFTFEGQISVIMRQRENVAELLVLDTGVGIPAEALPKLFERFYRVENMRSRTHEGSGIGLALVQELVKLHGGTVRVESKMGAGSLFSISIPFGYAHLSADQIGGARTLASTALGVSPFVEEALRWLPDKSQDEHDKVWSPNTVRPAAYPSSPVEITKDHPRVLVVDDNADMRQYVARLLSERYEVEAVADGQEALAAVYVQRPDLVLSDVMLPKLDGFGLLRALRHDESLKTLPVILLSARAGEESRVEGLERGADDYLIKPFSARELLARVQAHLDLAHLRQESDALKVRHMNEDRKRAEARLQESEKRWRAVFENSAIGIALTDLNGRFLAINSAYQRMIGYSPDEFQSLRFIDITHEDDRDRNRVLITELLGGIRNQFQIEKRYWRKDGALIWVRNNVSLVPGSEKMPLAIMAIVEDITEQKRSEAALHAMQMDFAHLTRVAITGEITASIAHEISQPLTAVIANANASLRLLSGDRPNLVESQQALTSILCDAIRASDVIGRIRALLKKTPPQMERLEVNELIQDVLVLTRNELCRNGISLRTELADNLPALQGDRVQLQQVILNLIVNSVEAMREVSDDARNLLVVSKRYDPDEVQVLVRDSGVGIAPDTLEKIFTPFFTTKAQGLGMGLSISRSIIETHAGRLWVTCHDGCGTTVQFSLPICSAHIS, from the coding sequence TTGCCGTTTGATGAGAACTACAGATCTTTTTTCGAACTGTTGGCGCGCGGGACGGCGGATGCGCTCTCCAATGCTCACGCCTATGAAGAAGAGCGGAAGCGCGCCGAAGCACTTGCTGAGCTGGACCGGGCCAAGACCGCGTTTTTTTCGAACGTGAGCCACGAATTTCGTACACCGCTCACCCTCATGCTTGGTCCTGTGGAGGAGTTGTTAGATAGAAATCATGCCGAATTCTCGCCATCCGCAAAAGGCCAACTGGAAATCGTCAAACGCAACGGGCTGCGCCTCCTGCGCTTAGTGAACAGCCTCTTAGATTTCTCCAGGATTGAAGCCGGCCGCGTGCAAGCGAGATATGAGCCGACCGAGTTGTCGGCTTTCACTGCGGAGCTGGCGAGTTCCTTTCGGTCGGCTACTCAGCGAGCCGGCCTGAACCTCATCGTTGATTGTCCACCGCTCTCGGAACCTGTCTACATCGACCGTGATATGTGGGAAAAAGTCGTGCTCAATCTACTTTCCAATGCCTTTAAATTTACCTTTGAAGGACAGATTAGCGTGATCATGCGCCAACGCGAGAACGTCGCCGAACTTCTCGTGCTGGATACGGGGGTCGGCATTCCGGCTGAGGCACTGCCGAAACTATTTGAGCGATTTTATCGAGTCGAGAATATGCGTAGTCGTACACATGAAGGCAGTGGAATTGGTCTGGCCCTGGTCCAGGAGCTTGTCAAACTTCACGGGGGAACGGTGCGCGTCGAAAGCAAAATGGGAGCAGGAAGTTTGTTCAGCATCAGCATCCCGTTCGGGTATGCCCATCTGTCGGCCGATCAGATCGGTGGCGCGCGCACCTTGGCTTCTACCGCCCTGGGAGTGAGCCCATTTGTAGAAGAGGCGCTCCGGTGGTTGCCGGATAAGTCGCAAGACGAGCATGACAAAGTATGGTCACCGAATACTGTCAGGCCGGCGGCCTATCCGTCCTCTCCGGTTGAAATCACGAAGGATCACCCGCGCGTCTTGGTGGTCGATGACAACGCCGACATGCGGCAGTATGTAGCTCGTCTCTTAAGCGAACGCTATGAAGTCGAAGCGGTGGCAGATGGCCAGGAAGCGTTGGCCGCCGTGTACGTGCAACGACCGGATCTGGTTTTGAGTGATGTGATGTTGCCCAAGCTTGATGGGTTCGGGTTGCTGCGAGCGTTGCGTCACGATGAGTCGTTGAAGACGCTACCCGTCATTCTGCTCTCCGCCCGAGCCGGGGAAGAATCCCGCGTGGAAGGCTTGGAGCGGGGTGCCGACGATTATTTGATCAAGCCATTTAGCGCGCGCGAGTTACTCGCGCGAGTGCAAGCGCATCTCGATCTGGCGCATCTTCGTCAAGAGAGTGATGCCCTGAAGGTGCGACATATGAACGAGGATCGCAAACGAGCGGAAGCGCGCCTCCAAGAAAGTGAAAAGCGGTGGCGTGCCGTTTTCGAGAATTCCGCTATCGGTATTGCCTTGACAGATCTTAATGGTCGTTTTCTTGCCATCAATTCCGCGTACCAAAGAATGATCGGCTACAGTCCAGATGAATTCCAATCACTCCGTTTCATCGACATCACCCATGAAGATGACCGAGACCGCAACCGGGTACTCATCACGGAGCTCTTAGGAGGGATAAGGAATCAGTTCCAGATTGAGAAGCGCTACTGGCGCAAGGATGGCGCCTTGATTTGGGTAAGAAACAATGTGTCACTTGTTCCTGGTAGCGAGAAGATGCCGCTGGCTATTATGGCGATTGTCGAAGACATTACAGAACAAAAACGAAGTGAGGCGGCGTTACACGCGATGCAAATGGATTTCGCCCATCTGACACGAGTCGCGATCACGGGAGAAATCACCGCATCGATTGCTCATGAGATCAGCCAGCCTCTGACAGCGGTTATAGCAAACGCCAATGCTTCACTGCGGTTGCTGTCTGGAGATCGGCCAAATCTGGTAGAGAGTCAGCAGGCGTTAACGAGCATCCTTTGCGACGCCATTCGTGCTAGCGATGTAATCGGACGTATTCGCGCACTATTAAAAAAGACTCCGCCTCAAATGGAGCGACTCGAAGTTAACGAATTGATTCAGGATGTTCTTGTCCTAACCCGTAACGAACTGTGTCGCAATGGAATTTCTTTGCGAACCGAACTGGCAGACAATCTGCCAGCGCTGCAAGGGGATCGTGTCCAATTGCAACAAGTAATCCTAAATTTAATAGTGAACAGTGTTGAAGCTATGCGTGAGGTTTCCGATGATGCGCGTAATCTTCTAGTCGTCTCTAAGCGCTATGATCCCGATGAAGTCCAGGTCTTGGTGCGTGACTCTGGAGTAGGGATCGCCCCCGACACGTTAGAGAAAATATTCACGCCATTCTTTACGACGAAAGCTCAAGGCTTAGGCATGGGACTTTCGATCAGCCGATCGATCATTGAAACGCACGCTGGTCGTCTGTGGGTCACATGCCACGATGGGTGTGGCACGACCGTTCAGTTTTCCCTTCCCATTTGCTCCGCGCACATCTCATGA
- a CDS encoding IS3 family transposase has translation MGNRWKSQHVRLKYTFIKAHRREFDTAMMCRLLDVSRSGFYQWLRNPLSNRAVEDQRLLGLIRAAYTASHGIYGAPRIFLDLREAGETCSKHRVVRIMRANNLKARYGYRAPRYTRSPTSLLTPNTLQRGFTVPRPNTAWVTDITYVRTWEGWLYLAVVMDLYSRRVVGWATKPTMTQELVLDALLMTVRRRKPRHVLIHSDQGSQFGSDAWRRFCHAHHLEPSMSRRGNCWDNAVAESFFSSLKKERIKKRIFITRAMARAEIDEYIETFYNRTRRHSHLSGVSPEAFEVVSQRV, from the coding sequence ATGGGTAATCGATGGAAATCGCAGCATGTCCGACTGAAGTACACGTTCATCAAAGCCCATCGCCGAGAGTTTGATACGGCCATGATGTGCCGCCTCCTCGACGTGTCGCGTAGCGGGTTCTATCAGTGGTTACGGAACCCGCTCTCCAATCGAGCGGTGGAGGACCAGCGGCTGCTTGGCCTGATCCGCGCAGCCTATACGGCGAGCCATGGCATCTACGGCGCCCCGCGGATCTTTCTCGATTTGCGAGAAGCGGGCGAAACATGTAGCAAGCATCGTGTGGTTCGGATCATGCGGGCCAATAACCTAAAAGCCCGATACGGCTACCGAGCACCCCGGTACACCAGAAGCCCCACATCACTCCTGACACCTAATACGCTGCAACGAGGGTTTACCGTCCCCCGGCCCAACACCGCCTGGGTCACCGACATTACGTACGTGCGCACATGGGAAGGCTGGCTCTATCTGGCCGTTGTGATGGACCTCTACTCACGCCGAGTTGTGGGCTGGGCCACAAAACCCACGATGACCCAAGAACTCGTGTTGGACGCGCTCCTCATGACCGTGCGGCGTCGCAAACCCCGGCATGTCCTGATTCACTCCGATCAAGGCTCGCAATTTGGCAGCGATGCGTGGCGACGTTTCTGCCATGCGCATCACCTAGAACCCAGCATGAGTCGAAGGGGTAACTGCTGGGACAACGCGGTGGCTGAATCCTTTTTCAGCAGCTTGAAGAAGGAGCGGATCAAGAAGCGCATCTTCATAACTCGAGCGATGGCTAGGGCCGAGATCGACGAGTACATCGAGACGTTCTACAATCGCACCCGTCGACACAGTCATCTAAGCGGGGTCAGCCCAGAGGCGTTTGAAGTGGTGTCGCAACGGGTTTAA
- a CDS encoding YkgJ family cysteine cluster protein yields the protein MTADLLDLRLVQPSQLFQKTSQWFDRAGAALLGTLPCRQGCSHCCIGLFPVTLLDKQEVQRGLRSLPDEQRRKMEEKAREQVSALAVAAPALITNQFIDHWPDGEIDRVIERFDALPCPALERDGSCGLYDFRPLVCRSMGIPTDDGVRVHGACAVQTAVPLIRLSNTLREQESRLVEKEAEALGTLRDRLGAEGEELLLPYAFLPESEAGAST from the coding sequence GTGACAGCTGACCTGTTGGACCTGCGTCTCGTGCAGCCTTCCCAACTGTTTCAAAAGACCTCGCAATGGTTTGATCGCGCCGGCGCCGCCCTTCTCGGGACTCTCCCGTGTCGCCAAGGTTGTTCCCACTGTTGTATTGGCCTGTTTCCTGTGACCCTCCTCGACAAGCAGGAGGTTCAGCGCGGTCTTCGGTCGCTGCCTGATGAACAGCGGCGGAAAATGGAGGAGAAAGCTAGAGAGCAAGTCAGCGCGCTCGCCGTGGCGGCACCTGCACTGATCACGAATCAATTCATCGATCACTGGCCGGATGGAGAAATCGATCGCGTCATCGAACGGTTCGATGCCTTGCCGTGTCCGGCTTTGGAACGCGATGGAAGCTGTGGACTCTATGACTTTCGCCCACTGGTCTGTCGCTCGATGGGAATTCCCACGGATGACGGGGTACGCGTCCATGGCGCCTGTGCGGTGCAAACCGCCGTTCCTCTGATCCGCCTGTCCAACACGCTTCGTGAGCAAGAGAGCCGGCTCGTGGAGAAGGAAGCGGAAGCACTTGGGACCTTGCGCGACCGGCTGGGAGCCGAGGGTGAAGAGCTGCTTCTGCCGTATGCTTTCTTGCCTGAATCCGAGGCGGGGGCATCGACCTAG
- a CDS encoding HU family DNA-binding protein produces MAKSMTKSQIADYLAGKAGITKKGAVQILDDLAALAYREAKNVFTVPGIGKLKLANRKARIGRNPQTGAEIKIPAKRVVKFRVAKAAKDSILGKK; encoded by the coding sequence ATGGCAAAATCAATGACGAAGTCACAGATCGCCGATTACTTGGCCGGAAAAGCCGGCATCACGAAGAAAGGCGCGGTCCAGATCCTCGACGATCTGGCGGCTCTGGCCTATCGTGAGGCCAAGAACGTCTTTACCGTGCCCGGCATCGGCAAGCTCAAGTTGGCCAACCGAAAGGCTCGTATCGGCCGCAACCCTCAGACCGGCGCAGAGATCAAGATTCCGGCAAAGCGGGTCGTCAAGTTTCGCGTCGCGAAGGCTGCTAAGGACTCGATTCTCGGCAAGAAGTAA
- a CDS encoding MoaD/ThiS family protein: protein MVTIMLTGQLQTVDGERDLACELDQPMSVRRLIQRQGVQLRHLLQLLREKKVFVTINKRIASEDSLVQDGDAIRLIGHDGMGGSGLGPSDP from the coding sequence ATGGTGACCATCATGTTGACCGGGCAACTGCAAACCGTGGATGGAGAGCGGGATCTGGCATGTGAACTAGACCAGCCCATGTCCGTCCGCCGACTGATCCAACGGCAAGGGGTGCAGCTGCGCCATCTCCTGCAGTTGCTGCGGGAAAAGAAGGTGTTTGTAACCATCAATAAGCGGATTGCCAGTGAGGATTCGCTTGTTCAGGATGGAGATGCCATTCGTCTGATCGGGCACGATGGAATGGGAGGCAGCGGACTTGGTCCATCGGATCCCTGA
- the rfbC gene encoding dTDP-4-dehydrorhamnose 3,5-epimerase, with amino-acid sequence MRVTSIDIPGVLLVEPSFVSDHRGYFMETYHAQRYREAGILEGFVQDNFSRSVRNTVRGLHFQEPRAQGKLVMVLEGTVYDVIVDIRKGSPTFGTWYGVELSAQNPLQIYIPPGCAHGFCVTSDTASFLYKCTTYYSPQDERGIFWNDPALGIPWPVSEPILSVKDQGHRTLAGMDADLPVYSPTS; translated from the coding sequence GTGCGTGTGACTTCCATTGACATCCCTGGTGTGCTCTTAGTCGAACCCTCTTTCGTTTCGGATCATCGCGGCTATTTTATGGAAACGTATCACGCGCAGCGTTACCGCGAGGCCGGCATCCTTGAAGGGTTTGTCCAAGATAACTTCTCCAGATCAGTCCGGAATACCGTGCGCGGCCTTCATTTTCAAGAACCTCGGGCACAGGGGAAGCTCGTCATGGTCCTTGAGGGAACGGTGTACGACGTCATCGTCGATATCCGCAAGGGATCGCCGACATTCGGCACATGGTACGGCGTCGAACTCTCAGCTCAGAATCCGCTGCAAATTTACATTCCTCCGGGCTGCGCTCACGGTTTTTGCGTGACGAGCGACACCGCCTCGTTCTTGTATAAGTGCACGACCTACTATTCGCCGCAAGATGAACGCGGCATCTTTTGGAACGATCCTGCTTTGGGGATTCCCTGGCCGGTCAGCGAACCTATTCTCTCAGTGAAGGACCAAGGCCACCGTACTCTGGCAGGAATGGATGCAGACTTGCCCGTCTATAGCCCGACGAGCTAG
- a CDS encoding superinfection immunity protein produces the protein MDDDLVGNLYALGKAFLYCLPSFIALGRGHRNCIAIVVVNLALGWTVIGWVGALFWSIKRGQRER, from the coding sequence ATGGACGATGATCTCGTCGGCAACCTCTATGCCTTGGGGAAGGCGTTCTTGTATTGCCTCCCCTCGTTTATCGCCCTCGGGCGAGGGCATCGCAACTGCATCGCGATTGTGGTCGTGAATCTCGCGTTAGGATGGACGGTGATCGGCTGGGTGGGCGCATTGTTCTGGTCTATAAAGCGCGGACAGAGAGAACGCTAA
- a CDS encoding NAD(P)/FAD-dependent oxidoreductase, which yields MKHILIIGAGFAGMYAALSAARLRDEQGVSPDTLEIVVVAPEPRLVIRPRLYERAPETMVAPLAELFKAVDVRYEQGRVDVIDSSSKSAIVVKPGGVQRSLNYDCLVLAAGSQGVKPDIPGLAKFGFRVDQLDDAITLDHHLNALANRPSSAVRDTVVVAGGGFTGIEVATEMPSRLRAILGPKANVRVIIVDRNEAIAPAMGPDPRPWIEKALREAGVETKLGVGVSALNERGVTLSDGQVIESATVIWTAGFHANPLTAQVPAERDRSGRLVVDRNLRVPEMPAIFAAGDTANAATDDLGHRALMSCQHANRLGASAGFNAAADLLGVPLQPYQQKNYVTCLDLGPSDAVFTRGWDSKVELRGDKAKTMKREINTQWIYPPRANRTDAFKAAEWARLVDY from the coding sequence ATGAAGCACATCCTGATCATCGGTGCCGGCTTCGCCGGCATGTATGCAGCCCTGTCCGCTGCGCGCCTGCGCGACGAACAAGGCGTCTCGCCCGACACTCTTGAGATTGTCGTCGTTGCGCCGGAGCCGCGGCTGGTGATCCGTCCCCGCCTCTACGAGCGTGCCCCCGAGACCATGGTGGCACCGCTCGCGGAACTGTTCAAGGCAGTCGACGTTCGATACGAACAAGGGCGGGTCGACGTCATCGACTCCTCCAGCAAGTCGGCCATCGTCGTCAAGCCCGGCGGGGTGCAGCGCTCGCTGAACTACGACTGCCTGGTGCTGGCTGCCGGCAGCCAAGGGGTCAAGCCGGACATCCCAGGCCTTGCCAAGTTCGGTTTTAGAGTCGATCAGCTCGACGACGCGATCACACTCGACCACCACCTCAACGCCTTGGCGAACCGGCCATCCTCTGCCGTCCGAGACACGGTGGTCGTCGCAGGTGGAGGCTTCACCGGTATCGAGGTGGCGACCGAAATGCCATCGCGCCTGCGCGCTATCCTCGGGCCGAAGGCTAACGTCCGTGTCATCATTGTTGACCGTAATGAAGCCATCGCGCCGGCGATGGGTCCCGATCCACGTCCGTGGATCGAGAAGGCACTGCGCGAAGCCGGCGTGGAAACCAAGCTCGGCGTGGGCGTCTCGGCGCTGAACGAGAGGGGCGTCACCTTGAGCGATGGGCAGGTCATCGAGAGCGCAACCGTGATCTGGACGGCAGGCTTTCACGCGAATCCACTCACTGCGCAAGTGCCGGCTGAACGCGATCGTTCCGGCCGACTGGTGGTTGACCGCAATCTGCGTGTTCCCGAGATGCCCGCGATCTTTGCAGCCGGTGACACGGCGAACGCGGCGACGGACGACCTGGGCCACCGCGCGCTCATGTCGTGCCAGCATGCCAACCGGCTCGGTGCCTCAGCCGGGTTCAACGCGGCGGCAGACCTCTTGGGCGTGCCGCTGCAACCATATCAGCAGAAGAACTACGTGACCTGCCTGGATCTTGGCCCGTCCGACGCCGTGTTCACCAGAGGCTGGGACAGTAAGGTCGAGCTGCGCGGCGACAAGGCCAAGACGATGAAGCGCGAGATCAACACGCAGTGGATCTATCCGCCGCGCGCCAACCGCACAGACGCCTTCAAAGCGGCCGAGTGGGCGCGGCTAGTCGACTACTAG
- a CDS encoding methane monooxygenase/ammonia monooxygenase subunit C, translating to MASDRGYDISQWYDSKPVKLGWLAILGIGVFWVLYQRAFGYSHGLDSMTPEFDSVWMGLWRFNILANAVFFAVTIGWIWVTRDRNLANLDHKLELKRYFYWMGWLVCYIWGVYYAGSYTLEQDAAWHQVIIRDTSFTASHIVAFYGTFPLYITCGVASYLYAQTRLPLYAQATSFPLVAAVVGPMFILPNVGLNEWGHAFWFVDELFSAPLHWGFVTLGWCGLFGAAGGVAAQIVSRMSNLADVIWNNAPKSILDPFPSQVGPGHKTVY from the coding sequence ATGGCAAGTGACAGAGGGTACGATATTTCGCAGTGGTATGACTCGAAGCCGGTGAAGTTGGGCTGGCTGGCGATCCTGGGGATCGGGGTGTTTTGGGTGCTGTATCAACGGGCCTTCGGGTACTCGCACGGGTTAGACTCCATGACCCCCGAGTTCGATTCGGTGTGGATGGGGCTGTGGCGCTTTAACATTTTAGCGAACGCCGTGTTCTTTGCCGTGACGATCGGGTGGATCTGGGTGACGCGGGACCGGAACCTGGCGAACCTGGACCACAAGCTGGAGCTGAAGCGGTACTTTTACTGGATGGGGTGGCTGGTGTGCTACATCTGGGGCGTGTACTACGCGGGCAGCTATACGCTGGAGCAAGATGCGGCGTGGCACCAAGTGATCATCCGGGACACGAGCTTCACGGCGAGCCACATTGTGGCGTTCTACGGGACGTTCCCGTTGTACATCACGTGCGGGGTGGCGAGCTACCTGTATGCGCAGACGCGGTTACCGTTGTACGCGCAGGCGACGTCGTTCCCGCTGGTGGCGGCGGTGGTGGGGCCGATGTTCATCCTGCCGAACGTGGGGTTGAACGAGTGGGGGCATGCGTTCTGGTTCGTCGATGAATTGTTCTCGGCCCCGTTGCACTGGGGCTTTGTGACGTTGGGGTGGTGCGGGTTGTTCGGGGCAGCGGGCGGGGTGGCGGCGCAGATCGTGAGCCGGATGTCGAATCTGGCGGACGTGATCTGGAACAATGCGCCGAAGAGCATCCTGGATCCGTTCCCCAGCCAGGTGGGCCCCGGGCACAAGACCGTGTACTAA